A stretch of the Alnus glutinosa chromosome 6, dhAlnGlut1.1, whole genome shotgun sequence genome encodes the following:
- the LOC133871482 gene encoding transcription factor IBH1-like 1, protein MIFSPLIRRRRTSSRMLNSSSLKQEFLKKWIMGLQRCTSSNKNMSILERKKAIKLSADLAMASARNGRTSWSRAVIANASRESDKRILAERILQGPESEILLKKVSAMSVRMRSKKIVKRSCRSVRRSVPQKSLAANSIAKRLVQKRTHVLKSLVPGGEFMDEICLIEETLDYIAYLRAQVDVMRCIATAPELIIKRNSE, encoded by the exons ATGATTTTCTCTCCTCTTATCCGGCGGAGAAGAACTTCATCAAG AATGCTCAACTCTAGCTCACTCAAGCAAGAATTCCTCAAGAAATGGATAATGGGTCTTCAAAGATGTACTTCTTCAAACAAAAACATGAGCATCTTGGAGAGAAAGAAGGCCATAAAGCTATCCGCGGACTTAGCCATGGCTTCGGCAAGAAACGGGAGAACTTCATGGAGCCGTGCCGTCATTGCCAACGCTTCAAGAGAGAGTGATAAGAGAATCCTTGCCGAGAGAATCTTACAGGGCCCGGAGTCAGAAATATTGCTAAAGAAAGTTTCAGCCATGTCAGTGAGGATGAGAAGCAAGAAGATCGTGAAAAGGAGCTGTAGATCAGTAAGAAGAAGCGTGCCTCAAAAGTCTCTTGCGGCCAACTCTATTGCAAAGAGATTAGTTCAGAAAAGAACACATGTTCTCAAGAGTCTCGTGCCCGGGGGAGAATTCATGGATGAGATTTGTTTGATCGAAGAAACCCTAGATTATATTGCATATCTGCGAGCTCAGGTTGATGTAATGCGATGTATAGCCACTGCTCCCGAGCTAATTATCAAGCGTAATAGCGagtaa